Proteins encoded within one genomic window of Thiothrix litoralis:
- the groL gene encoding chaperonin GroEL (60 kDa chaperone family; promotes refolding of misfolded polypeptides especially under stressful conditions; forms two stacked rings of heptamers to form a barrel-shaped 14mer; ends can be capped by GroES; misfolded proteins enter the barrel where they are refolded when GroES binds): MSAKEVRFGDDARVRMVRGINVLANAVKVTLGPKGRNVVLEKSFGAPTVTKDGVSVAKEIELEDKFENMGAQLVKEVSSKTSDAAGDGTTTATVLAQAIVREGMKSVTAGMNPMDLKRGIDKAVIAAVAELQKMSTPCADTNAIAQVGSISANSDEAIGNIIATAMEKVGKEGVITVEEGSGLDNELDVVEGMQFDRGYLSPYFVNNQQSMSAELEGPYVLLYDKKISNIRELLPALEGAAKAGKPLMIIAEDIEGEALATLVVNNIRGIVKVAAVKAPGFGDRRKAMLQDIAILTGGTVISEEVGLALDKVTLDDLGQAKRINITKDNTTIIDGAGSPDDIKARVDQVRSQIETTSSDYDREKLQERVAKLAGGVAVIKVGAATEIEMKEKKARVEDALHATRAAVEEGVVPGGGVALVRALQAIASLKGENHEQDVGIQIAMRAMEEPLRQICANAGDEPSVILNAVKAGEGNYGYNARTSEYGDMIAMGILDPTKVTRTALQNAASVSGLIITTEAMVAELPKKDGGAAMPDMGGMGGMGGMM; this comes from the coding sequence ATGAGTGCTAAAGAAGTACGTTTTGGTGATGACGCTCGCGTTCGCATGGTTCGCGGTATCAATGTTCTGGCTAACGCCGTAAAAGTTACACTGGGTCCTAAAGGCCGTAACGTCGTACTGGAAAAATCGTTCGGCGCACCGACCGTGACCAAAGACGGCGTTTCCGTTGCCAAAGAAATCGAACTGGAAGACAAGTTCGAGAACATGGGCGCACAGTTGGTTAAGGAAGTATCTTCCAAGACTTCTGACGCGGCAGGTGATGGTACTACGACTGCAACCGTACTGGCGCAAGCCATCGTGCGTGAAGGCATGAAGTCTGTTACTGCTGGCATGAACCCTATGGATCTGAAGCGCGGTATCGACAAAGCTGTGATCGCTGCGGTTGCTGAATTGCAAAAAATGTCTACGCCTTGCGCTGACACCAATGCTATCGCACAGGTTGGTAGCATTTCTGCCAACTCTGACGAAGCCATCGGCAACATCATTGCGACTGCAATGGAAAAAGTTGGCAAAGAAGGCGTCATCACCGTTGAAGAAGGTTCCGGCCTCGACAACGAACTTGACGTTGTAGAAGGTATGCAGTTCGACCGTGGTTACCTGTCCCCGTACTTTGTGAACAACCAGCAAAGCATGTCGGCTGAATTGGAAGGCCCTTACGTACTGCTGTACGACAAGAAAATTTCCAACATCCGTGAACTGCTGCCAGCCCTCGAAGGCGCTGCTAAAGCAGGCAAGCCACTGATGATCATCGCTGAAGACATCGAAGGCGAAGCACTGGCGACACTGGTTGTGAACAACATCCGTGGTATCGTTAAAGTGGCAGCCGTTAAAGCACCGGGCTTCGGCGACCGTCGTAAAGCCATGTTGCAAGACATCGCTATCCTGACGGGCGGCACGGTTATTTCTGAAGAAGTCGGTTTGGCTTTGGATAAAGTCACGCTGGACGATCTGGGTCAAGCCAAGCGCATCAACATCACCAAAGACAACACCACCATCATTGATGGCGCGGGTTCTCCTGATGACATCAAAGCGCGTGTTGACCAAGTGCGTTCACAAATCGAAACCACTTCATCTGATTATGACCGTGAAAAACTGCAAGAGCGCGTTGCCAAACTGGCAGGCGGCGTTGCGGTCATCAAGGTCGGTGCTGCAACCGAAATCGAAATGAAAGAAAAGAAAGCCCGCGTTGAAGATGCCCTGCACGCTACCCGTGCGGCGGTTGAAGAAGGCGTGGTTCCTGGCGGTGGTGTTGCACTGGTGCGTGCGCTGCAAGCGATTGCCAGCCTGAAAGGTGAGAATCACGAGCAAGACGTAGGTATCCAAATCGCTATGCGTGCGATGGAAGAGCCACTGCGCCAAATCTGCGCTAACGCTGGCGATGAGCCATCCGTTATCCTGAACGCGGTGAAAGCGGGCGAAGGCAACTACGGTTACAACGCACGTACTTCCGAGTACGGCGATATGATCGCGATGGGTATCCTTGACCCAACTAAAGTTACCCGTACTGCATTGCAGAACGCGGCATCTGTTTCTGGCCTGATCATCACGACCGAAGCAATGGTCGCTGAACTGCCGAAGAAAGATGGCGGCGCTGCAATGCCTGATATGGGCGGCATGGGTGGTATGGGCGGCATGATGTAA
- the groES gene encoding co-chaperone GroES — protein MNIRPLHDRVVVRRMEEERKTASGIIIPDNATEKPDRGEVLAVGPGKVGDDNERIALQVKVGDKVLFGKYAGTAIKMDGQEVLIMREEDLLAIIEG, from the coding sequence ATGAATATCCGTCCATTGCATGACCGCGTTGTAGTACGCCGTATGGAAGAAGAGCGCAAAACTGCCAGCGGCATCATCATCCCTGACAATGCTACTGAAAAACCGGATCGCGGCGAAGTGCTTGCGGTAGGCCCAGGCAAGGTTGGCGATGACAATGAGCGTATCGCGCTGCAAGTAAAAGTCGGTGACAAAGTTTTGTTCGGTAAATACGCCGGTACAGCAATCAAAATGGATGGTCAGGAAGTACTGATCATGCGCGAAGAAGATCTGCTGGCGATTATCGAAGGCTAA
- a CDS encoding FxsA family protein, translating into MRRFPVFTVLLLLVPFIELWLLIKVGSAIGAFATILLLILSGVFGMFLLRHQGLVTLAKFQREMQTGQPPAQAGLEGIMLLLSGLLFIIPGFFSDILGLILLLPPTRYLLIKALLKRGVVSATGFQYSQSSRSYNSHDIEGEVVHRDDDTKNSLDRP; encoded by the coding sequence ATGCGTCGCTTTCCTGTGTTTACTGTACTGTTGTTGCTGGTTCCGTTCATTGAGCTTTGGTTGCTTATCAAGGTGGGCAGCGCCATTGGTGCGTTTGCGACGATCCTGCTGTTGATCCTGTCCGGTGTGTTTGGCATGTTTTTGCTGCGCCATCAAGGGCTGGTGACCTTGGCAAAATTCCAGCGTGAGATGCAAACGGGTCAACCCCCTGCCCAAGCGGGGCTTGAAGGTATCATGCTGCTGCTTAGCGGCTTGCTGTTCATCATTCCCGGTTTTTTCAGCGATATACTCGGGCTAATCCTGCTACTGCCACCTACTCGTTACTTGTTGATCAAAGCCTTGCTCAAACGTGGCGTGGTGTCGGCTACTGGCTTCCAATATTCGCAATCTTCCCGCTCTTACAATAGCCATGACATCGAAGGCGAAGTCGTGCATCGGGACGATGATACAAAAAATTCACTCGATCGCCCTTGA
- a CDS encoding sensor domain-containing protein: MRFVVPILSLVALAVMFVWALSSGQLNKLSVAADLSWLTGSVPYLLPVIAAAQGLAVYLLMRHGKPMTIPIISTVVIDPDSAPSEPKTKPSQEQVNTEWVLDALAGGVIVANQQGNITYMNASAEKLTLWQRDKVLGEHVSKVLKLEDLQGNSLGVKAFETNLAHPNHPLQFGQVKLYPRVGEERFVELNTTCILEHCKAIVFIFRDVTADRKIINRLYRQASRDALTDLMNRTSFEQYVEQLAHDTSTLTRSHVLASVDLDNFKIINDTCGHLAGDELLKQVAQIFRRAVRNSDKVARIGGDEFAVFLEGCGLEKGRHIMESILTELRNFRFSWEGKVFSIGASVGLLEFMPASNIQIKQLFSDADKACYTAKALGRNQVFIHAEEKREEMSNQRVHDWGKLLKDAIREDRFILFAQPVVPLHSARNQHFRQYEILLRLPFRQALLNPGSFLPVADRLDLMTSIDRWIIHKSLEMLAGCRGDQQTQPCQEIRLMINLSGQSVQDARLFGYVEEQLNHFGINPGMICFEISESVAISNFVHAKRVMNALHSLGCHLVLDDFGSGFSSLSYLRELPLSYLKIDGNFVHNLVSSPVDAAMVKAVHDVGQVMNLLTIAELVEDGETLVRLREIGVDFAQGYYCGRPIPLVQLRERMKNERDVQAKAA, translated from the coding sequence ATGCGATTTGTCGTTCCAATCCTGTCATTGGTTGCGTTGGCTGTTATGTTTGTCTGGGCATTGTCCAGTGGTCAGCTAAATAAGCTATCTGTGGCAGCCGATTTGTCTTGGTTGACAGGTTCTGTGCCTTATTTGTTGCCGGTTATTGCCGCTGCGCAAGGGCTTGCCGTTTATCTTCTGATGCGCCATGGTAAACCAATGACCATACCCATCATTAGTACGGTGGTTATTGACCCGGATAGCGCTCCCTCTGAGCCGAAAACCAAGCCGTCACAAGAGCAGGTCAATACCGAGTGGGTACTGGATGCCTTGGCAGGTGGGGTGATCGTCGCTAACCAGCAGGGCAATATCACCTATATGAACGCCAGTGCTGAGAAGCTGACCTTGTGGCAGCGTGATAAAGTGCTGGGTGAGCATGTTAGCAAGGTGTTGAAACTGGAAGATTTACAAGGAAACTCCCTGGGCGTGAAAGCCTTTGAAACCAATCTTGCCCACCCCAATCATCCCTTGCAGTTCGGGCAAGTCAAGCTGTATCCGCGCGTGGGTGAAGAGCGCTTTGTTGAATTAAATACGACCTGTATCCTTGAACACTGTAAAGCTATCGTGTTTATTTTTCGTGATGTTACGGCAGATCGTAAAATAATCAACCGTTTATATCGTCAAGCATCACGTGATGCCTTGACTGATTTAATGAACCGTACCAGCTTTGAACAATATGTTGAGCAATTGGCGCATGATACCTCTACATTGACCCGCAGCCACGTATTGGCGAGTGTGGATCTGGATAACTTCAAGATTATCAATGACACCTGTGGGCATTTGGCAGGCGATGAATTGCTGAAACAGGTGGCACAAATATTTCGTCGCGCTGTGCGCAATTCGGACAAGGTGGCACGGATTGGCGGGGATGAGTTTGCGGTATTCCTAGAAGGTTGTGGTCTGGAAAAGGGCCGTCATATTATGGAATCCATTCTGACCGAATTGCGCAACTTCCGTTTTAGTTGGGAAGGCAAGGTATTTTCTATCGGCGCAAGTGTCGGTTTATTGGAGTTTATGCCCGCCAGTAATATTCAAATAAAACAACTGTTTTCGGATGCGGACAAAGCTTGTTACACCGCTAAAGCACTGGGGCGTAATCAGGTCTTTATCCATGCTGAAGAAAAGCGTGAGGAAATGTCTAATCAGCGGGTACATGATTGGGGCAAGCTGCTGAAGGATGCGATCCGCGAAGACCGTTTCATCCTGTTTGCTCAACCTGTTGTGCCGTTACATTCGGCACGTAACCAGCATTTCCGGCAATACGAAATTTTGTTGCGTTTACCCTTCCGTCAGGCGCTGCTGAATCCGGGCAGTTTTTTGCCGGTTGCTGACCGACTCGACCTGATGACCAGCATTGACCGCTGGATTATTCATAAGTCTTTGGAAATGTTGGCGGGTTGTCGCGGTGATCAACAAACCCAACCGTGTCAGGAAATCCGTTTGATGATCAACCTGTCCGGTCAGTCGGTGCAGGATGCGCGGCTGTTTGGGTATGTCGAAGAGCAGCTCAACCATTTTGGCATCAACCCCGGCATGATTTGTTTTGAAATTTCCGAATCGGTGGCCATCAGTAATTTCGTCCATGCGAAACGGGTGATGAATGCCCTGCATAGCCTAGGCTGTCATTTGGTGCTGGATGATTTCGGCAGCGGCTTTTCATCCCTCAGTTACTTGCGTGAATTGCCGTTGAGTTACCTGAAAATCGACGGTAATTTTGTGCACAACCTAGTGTCCAGCCCGGTGGATGCGGCGATGGTCAAGGCAGTGCATGATGTGGGTCAGGTGATGAACCTGCTGACGATTGCCGAGCTGGTCGAAGACGGTGAAACCTTGGTGCGTCTGCGGGAGATCGGCGTGGATTTTGCCCAAGGCTATTATTGTGGCCGCCCGATTCCGCTGGTGCAATTGCGGGAACGGATGAAGAACGAAAGGGATGTGCAGGCAAAAGCGGCCTGA